A segment of the Mercurialis annua linkage group LG4, ddMerAnnu1.2, whole genome shotgun sequence genome:
ACATTAACTGTCAGCTGAAACTGCACAAATTTTTGGATGTTAATGTAGACAGCACGCCCCCATTTAGCAACATTCACAATGGTTTTGAAATTGTCATCCATTATGATGACATCAGCATTCTCTCTCGCAACCTGCATGCAGCAACCATGAAAGGTATGGTTAAATAAAAGATTACACAGTGAAACTCGCATCAGTGCTTGACGTGAATAGAAGGCTAATAGGGCCAAGTAGAGGAAAAATAATCCATATCCATAAGGGATGCCACCTCCGATGGGATCAATAGATACATAGTCACTTAAACCACATACCTTAATCAAGCTCTGAAAAAGGTTATAATGGGAAACAATCATAACAGCAAGAGGATACAAAGTTCATGAAAACATAGCAGAGAATGAGGAAGGAAATGTACACATTCTACAGTACTTTAGACATAAGTGTTTTCAATAGACATGTTCATTTTATTAAATACAGCTCTAGTTTGAGATAtgatcatttattttattttaagctATCCAACCTCAGAGCACCAGatgcttaattttatttttatttttaaaaaaaaaaaattatggagtACCTCCTCAAACTTCAATGCCCTTCAAGCAGAGCCAATTGACAAAAAGCAACAAAAGGAGAACATAAAGTTTTTTAGAGCGGAAGTAACAATTAGAGAACTACGATACTAGACGGATACAAGAAAAATGGAGCATGATTTTCCTTCAATTTCTAATTTCTAATATCTCACCttcatattatattaataagtCCCAAAGGATTAAGACTTCAAGGACGGAATTCTTTAATTATTTGGCTCTAAATTCTAGGTTTTAAACTTTAGCTGTATTTGACAAGTCATGCTATAATGGATACAAAACAATAACATGACGTGTATCATGTCAATACATTAGAAATTAGAAATTGGAGTAACATCTTGAAGAATAGAaacaaaggtttaaaacataATTGCTCTTAGAAGAACTGTATAACATGGACGGAAATAGCCAATTCCAAGATGCGACCAAACAAATTAACCGATGGGAGActagaaaatgaaaaagaagatcACCGGTAAAAATTAAAGTGAACAGAAACCCAAACCTCGGTTCCTGCTATGCCCATAGCAAGTCCAATGTCTGCCTCATGCAAAGCTGGAGCATCATTGGTCCCATCACCAGTTACTGCTACAACCTCCCCAAACATATTCCTCAAATTGGTTACCAAGGTATGTTTGTCCAATGGTAAAGACCGAGCCATCACCtgtttaacaaaaaaatattatttgttaatGCATCTAGTAGTGCATGGAGTCGAGGAATCACAATCATGCAGTGCAGTTCAAAAACCTGAATTTTTGGTATAATGGCCCTCATCTCTTCAGGGGTCTTATTGCGAAAGTCTGAGGCATCTATGGCTAAGCCACCCTCTGTCAGTATTCCACATTCTTTGGCTATAGCTTTAGCAGTATTTATGTTATCACCAGTTACCATACGAACAGTAACTCCAGCATCTAAACAAGTTCGAACAGCATCCTTCACTCCAGGACGAACGGGATCCTTGATTCCGACAATGGCTACTAGTGTGTAGCCAGAATCAGGAATGCTGCTTTCTGCAGTACCATCATCTAAATCCTTAAAAGCCAAGCACAAGGTTCTCAGAGCATCACAGGCAAAGCTATTTATGATGTCTGAAACATTCCCCACCTGTTCTTCAGAAAGAGGAACAGAATTTCCACTGTCATCAACCACCCTGTTGCACATTTTTAGTACAATTTCTGAAGCGCCTTTGCAATAAACCCGAAAACTCCCTTCAGGAAGAGCTACAAGCACAGACATCTTCTTCCTGTCAGAACTGAAAGGCTCAACCTTGAGTGTCTTAAACTCTTTGCGCTGTGCCTCAAAATCACCACCCAAAAGCAAGCCGAATTCCAAAAGTGCTTTTTCTGTTGGTGTTCCCAAAGTTTTTCTCTTTCCATCCTCATCCTTGGTAATTTCACAACCAGTATTTTGAAATATCACCTGCAAAAGGAAGCTCAAACTAGCTTCAGATATTTCGGATCCCAAATTTTCTTCATCTTTGCTTTTAATATCCTTAGTTTTCCCGCATATCCATATTTTATCAACTACCATGTGATTAGTAGTCAGGGTCCCCGTTTTATCCGTGCAAATACAATTAGCAGAACCCATGGTCTCACATGCAGATAGATGCCTTACAAGTGCCTTGTCTTGCATTAGTTTCTTCATTGCAAAGGCAAGACTCAAAGTCACTGCCAACGGTAATCCTTCAGGAACAGCAACAACTATTATGGTTACTGCAATAGCAAAATAGTCAAGAAGTGCAAAAGCATCACTAGATGACCAATGTGTGAATTCATTACGAAGTGCTTTCTCCACAACAAACCTTACAGTCAACACCAAAAATGTAAGCACAGCAAAGCCCAAACCAATCTTTCCAATAATTGTAGCAACACCATTCAGCTTCACCTGTAGTGGGGTCTCATCTTCTCCACCCACATTTAAAGTCTCCATCAACTTTCCCCATTCAGTTTTCATACCAACCGCAGTCACTAGCATCTTTCCTGACCCATCTTGCACTCTCGTCCCTGAAAGAAGAAAAGGTTTTTTACCATTAATATTCACAGGTTCGCTCTCTCCTGACAAGCTTGACTCATCAATGACTAAGCTATATCCTGATATATAAATCCCATCAGCCGGAACTATGTCTCCCGTTGATAATTGAACAACATCACCAATAACCAAGTCGTAAATGGAGATTTCTTGCGTTCTACCATCCCTTATTACTTGCACAgaaatctttttcttttccttatcCAAATCCCTGAATTGCAAGGACTGCTTATAGTCACTAATGGCTGTAACCATGACTACCAACATTATACTGAGTATGATTCCTAATCCATCATACATGCCCCTGGGCCATCCTTCAGTAGCGATTCCAACGCCTATAGAAACTATAGCACAGACAATTagaataattaaagttaaatcCTGCAAAGCGTCCCAAACAAACGACCAAAAACTTCGAGCAGGTTTCTCAGTAAAACGATTGCATCCATAAATATTTTGCCTGCTAGGTATACTACTTCCATTAATGCCATCTTTCAGTGAGACATCAACTTTCCGTGCTATCCCTTCAACTCCCCCATGCATCTTCAACCCTTTAAACTCATGCTCACGAGCAATGAATGCAAGTTCATCTGGTCCGATTCCAAAACCTGCACTCCTGACTTCCTCAGAGACCTTGGATTCCGCTGGCAAACCACCAGCCACATCAGCTGTGACAGCAGCTACACAATTCAAAAGATTGAGGAAAGAAAACATAAGAATCAATGAA
Coding sequences within it:
- the LOC126679482 gene encoding calcium-transporting ATPase 4, plasma membrane-type-like, with the translated sequence MESFMKNFELDNKNPSEETLQRWRDAVSKLTVKNPRRRFRMVADLAKRAEALKKKRSIQEKIRVALYVKKAALQFIDAAVTADVAGGLPAESKVSEEVRSAGFGIGPDELAFIAREHEFKGLKMHGGVEGIARKVDVSLKDGINGSSIPSRQNIYGCNRFTEKPARSFWSFVWDALQDLTLIILIVCAIVSIGVGIATEGWPRGMYDGLGIILSIMLVVMVTAISDYKQSLQFRDLDKEKKKISVQVIRDGRTQEISIYDLVIGDVVQLSTGDIVPADGIYISGYSLVIDESSLSGESEPVNINGKKPFLLSGTRVQDGSGKMLVTAVGMKTEWGKLMETLNVGGEDETPLQVKLNGVATIIGKIGLGFAVLTFLVLTVRFVVEKALRNEFTHWSSSDAFALLDYFAIAVTIIVVAVPEGLPLAVTLSLAFAMKKLMQDKALVRHLSACETMGSANCICTDKTGTLTTNHMVVDKIWICGKTKDIKSKDEENLGSEISEASLSFLLQVIFQNTGCEITKDEDGKRKTLGTPTEKALLEFGLLLGGDFEAQRKEFKTLKVEPFSSDRKKMSVLVALPEGSFRVYCKGASEIVLKMCNRVVDDSGNSVPLSEEQVGNVSDIINSFACDALRTLCLAFKDLDDGTAESSIPDSGYTLVAIVGIKDPVRPGVKDAVRTCLDAGVTVRMVTGDNINTAKAIAKECGILTEGGLAIDASDFRNKTPEEMRAIIPKIQVMARSLPLDKHTLVTNLRNMFGEVVAVTGDGTNDAPALHEADIGLAMGIAGTEVARENADVIIMDDNFKTIVNVAKWGRAVYINIQKFVQFQLTVNVVALIINFVSACISGSAPLTAVQLLWVNMIMDTLGALALATEPPVDELMKRRPVSRGESFITKVMWRNIFGQSIYQLAVLGVLNFDGQRLLGLNGPDGTKTLNTLIFNSFVFCQVFNEINSRQMEKINVFRGMFDSWIFLGVMVATVAFQAIIIEFLGTFASTVPLNWKLWLLSVLIGAASMPVAVILKCIPVGKSTPKQHDGYDALPSGPDLA